The Marinifilum sp. JC120 genome window below encodes:
- the putP gene encoding sodium/proline symporter PutP yields MIQTETLLTFGVYLVFLLAVGWYFYKRTSNIEGYILGGRGLGGWVTALSAQASDMSGWLLMGLPGAVYLGGMTEAWIAIGLFVGTALNWIFVSARLRVYTQMTDTLTISSFFEKRFKDPTSLLRVGSAVIILMFFTIYSSSGLVAAGKLFESMFNIDYSVAVITGAVVIVSYTFLGGFMAVCWTDFFQGGLMFFAIILVPILGTIDNGGISVIEAEMAAKNISTSLFHNGAGVPLSIVAIISTMAWGLGYFGQPHILTRFMGIRSIKELPKATAVALIWVIISLAGAVVVGMVAIPMFDGLHGGEQEKVFIYMISKLFNPWVGGVLLAAILSAIMSTIDSQLLVSSSALTEDFYKKILRREASEKELMLVGRLCVLVISIIAMSMALTPGNTVLGLVSYAWGGFGAAFGPVVLFSLFSRKTTWISALSGMIVGTLVLIFWKDAGLGATMYEIVPGFVANFLTIMAVNLFVPQKDEQILADFAEMEAALKK; encoded by the coding sequence CGGACTTGGCGGCTGGGTTACAGCTCTTTCCGCACAGGCCAGCGATATGTCCGGCTGGCTGCTCATGGGATTGCCCGGAGCGGTTTACCTTGGCGGTATGACCGAGGCATGGATTGCTATCGGCCTTTTTGTGGGTACTGCTTTGAACTGGATTTTTGTTTCCGCCCGTCTGCGCGTTTATACCCAGATGACCGATACCCTCACAATCTCATCTTTTTTTGAAAAACGGTTCAAAGATCCGACCAGCCTGTTGCGTGTAGGCTCTGCGGTCATCATCCTGATGTTCTTCACTATTTACTCTTCGTCCGGTCTGGTTGCTGCGGGTAAGCTTTTTGAATCCATGTTCAATATTGATTACTCCGTGGCTGTTATCACCGGGGCGGTTGTAATTGTTTCTTATACTTTTCTTGGCGGATTCATGGCTGTCTGCTGGACTGACTTTTTTCAGGGCGGGCTGATGTTTTTCGCTATTATCCTTGTTCCGATTCTCGGAACCATCGATAATGGTGGGATTTCCGTTATTGAAGCTGAGATGGCAGCAAAGAACATTTCTACCAGCCTTTTTCATAACGGTGCCGGAGTTCCTCTTTCCATCGTCGCTATAATATCAACCATGGCTTGGGGACTTGGTTACTTTGGACAACCGCATATTCTGACCCGTTTTATGGGTATCCGTTCTATTAAAGAACTTCCTAAAGCCACAGCGGTTGCCCTTATATGGGTAATTATCTCCCTTGCCGGGGCGGTTGTTGTAGGTATGGTTGCTATCCCCATGTTTGACGGTCTTCACGGCGGTGAGCAGGAGAAAGTATTCATCTACATGATTTCCAAGCTCTTTAACCCTTGGGTTGGCGGCGTGCTGCTGGCGGCTATTCTTTCCGCGATCATGTCCACCATTGATTCACAGTTGCTGGTTTCCTCTTCCGCACTGACTGAGGATTTTTATAAAAAGATTCTGCGCCGTGAAGCTTCTGAGAAGGAACTTATGCTCGTGGGCCGCCTCTGTGTTCTGGTTATCTCCATCATTGCCATGAGTATGGCTTTGACTCCGGGTAATACCGTTCTGGGGCTTGTTTCTTACGCATGGGGCGGATTCGGTGCCGCGTTCGGTCCGGTTGTTTTGTTTTCTTTGTTCAGCAGAAAAACAACATGGATTTCAGCTCTTTCCGGTATGATCGTCGGTACTCTAGTACTCATTTTTTGGAAAGATGCAGGACTTGGCGCAACCATGTACGAAATTGTTCCGGGTTTTGTGGCAAACTTTTTGACTATTATGGCTGTTAACCTGTTCGTTCCACAGAAGGATGAGCAGATTCTCGCTGACTTTGCCGAGATGGAAGCGGCTCTTAAGAAATAA